A stretch of Methanocalculus natronophilus DNA encodes these proteins:
- a CDS encoding gamma-glutamyl-gamma-aminobutyrate hydrolase family protein (Members of this family of hydrolases with an active site Cys residue belong to MEROPS family C26.), translating to MRGSTDLRLGLSMRVVEATGYVEPRDALAQDWSVFLKRVLPDAHWIPVPNIGKDVSELIEYWGLNGFILTGGNNIHDAPIRDETELTMLEYATRNTLPVLGVCRGMQMICHYYNQSPLPCQNPHNHVATIHRVHLTDNFLQWDEDELTVNSFHEQCVGTGDHFRGELKSFAIADDGLVEGVINAEKTLLGIMWHPERENPASDFDEYLIRTFFSR from the coding sequence ATGAGGGGTAGTACGGATCTCCGTCTGGGTCTATCCATGCGGGTTGTGGAAGCGACCGGATATGTTGAGCCTCGTGATGCCCTGGCACAGGACTGGTCGGTCTTTTTAAAGCGTGTACTTCCGGACGCCCACTGGATTCCTGTACCCAATATTGGGAAGGATGTTAGTGAATTAATTGAGTACTGGGGTTTGAATGGTTTCATCCTGACAGGTGGGAACAATATCCATGATGCTCCAATACGTGATGAAACCGAATTGACTATGCTGGAGTATGCAACCCGGAATACATTGCCGGTCCTTGGGGTCTGCCGGGGGATGCAGATGATCTGCCATTACTATAATCAGAGTCCTCTCCCCTGCCAGAATCCTCACAACCATGTTGCAACAATCCACAGGGTACATTTGACAGACAATTTTCTGCAATGGGATGAAGATGAATTGACGGTCAACTCATTCCATGAGCAGTGTGTGGGTACAGGCGATCATTTTAGAGGAGAGTTAAAGTCATTTGCCATTGCCGATGATGGACTTGTTGAGGGGGTCATAAATGCCGAAAAGACGTTGCTTGGTATCATGTGGCATCCCGAGAGAGAGAATCCGGCGTCAGACTTTGACGAATATCTAATTAGAACTTTCTTTTCGAGATAA
- a CDS encoding NTP transferase domain-containing protein, with translation MRGIILAAGRGSRLDRRTDDRPKCLVELSGHPLLEWQLGAMHNAGIDDILVVRGYRGEMIKGAFEVRDNPDWPQTHMVASLMCAHEWLAEDECIISYSDIVYGADAITQLSNADGSLAILYDTRWRELWQERFDDPLSDAESFSVDENGNILDIGRKGVSFDDIHGQYMGLLKFTPESYRWIATLLDNQVELKNKLDMTSLLSRLIQDGHSIQGVPWDGVWCEVDDGSDLEVAEGKVRAGELVFPK, from the coding sequence ATGCGTGGAATCATACTTGCAGCAGGACGCGGTTCACGACTGGACCGAAGAACCGATGACAGGCCGAAATGCCTGGTGGAGCTATCCGGACATCCGCTATTAGAGTGGCAACTGGGAGCGATGCATAATGCAGGCATCGATGATATTCTTGTTGTCAGAGGATATCGCGGTGAGATGATAAAAGGAGCATTTGAGGTGCGTGATAACCCCGACTGGCCGCAGACACACATGGTAGCAAGCCTGATGTGTGCCCATGAATGGCTTGCTGAGGATGAGTGTATTATATCATACTCTGATATCGTGTATGGTGCAGATGCCATTACTCAGTTGAGTAATGCGGATGGATCACTTGCCATCCTCTATGATACACGGTGGCGCGAACTCTGGCAGGAGCGGTTTGATGATCCGCTCTCTGATGCAGAGAGTTTCTCTGTTGATGAGAATGGAAATATTCTGGATATTGGGCGGAAAGGAGTTTCATTTGATGATATCCATGGACAATACATGGGTTTGTTGAAGTTCACTCCTGAATCATACCGGTGGATTGCTACACTGCTTGATAATCAGGTCGAGTTGAAGAACAAACTGGATATGACGTCTCTACTATCACGCCTTATTCAGGACGGACATTCTATTCAGGGAGTACCCTGGGATGGGGTATGGTGCGAGGTTGATGATGGATCTGATCTTGAAGTTGCTGAAGGAAAGGTTCGGGCAGGAGAGCTTGTTTTTCCCAAATAG
- a CDS encoding adenylyl-sulfate kinase, giving the protein MIIWLVGLSGSGKTTIGREMYKLWKPHAPNTVMVDGDDVRRILGCDTEPRDYTMEGRRNLAMQYAEICLWLDEQDINVICCTISNFEDIYINNRERFSKYYQVFIDAPIELLKKRDPKGLYSRAAAGTETNVVGIDLPFTPPKTSDYTICNDETAPSPEDIAYGILKAAGIV; this is encoded by the coding sequence ATGATCATATGGCTGGTAGGGTTGTCCGGGTCAGGGAAGACAACCATTGGAAGAGAGATGTATAAGCTCTGGAAGCCTCATGCTCCAAATACCGTCATGGTTGATGGGGACGATGTCCGGAGGATACTTGGCTGTGATACCGAGCCCCGTGACTATACAATGGAGGGGCGAAGAAATCTGGCCATGCAATATGCTGAGATCTGTTTATGGCTGGATGAACAGGATATTAATGTGATCTGCTGTACCATCAGTAACTTTGAAGATATCTATATCAATAATCGGGAGCGGTTTTCTAAGTACTATCAGGTCTTTATTGATGCACCAATTGAACTTCTGAAAAAGAGAGATCCGAAGGGTCTTTACAGCCGGGCAGCAGCGGGTACAGAAACAAATGTTGTTGGGATCGATCTTCCCTTCACCCCTCCAAAAACTTCTGATTATACAATTTGTAATGATGAAACAGCACCCAGCCCTGAAGACATCGCTTATGGTATTTTAAAAGCAGCGGGGATTGTATGA
- a CDS encoding PHP domain-containing protein has protein sequence MKNRLDRWIFGKEQEILALETDGPPPKYADLHLHTTASDGTLTPRELVIAAKDAGLSTIAITDHDTIDGIEEACRAGREFDLEVIPGIELSTIDGKKEIHILGYFIDPTNCSLNAIIQKMIDARENRAVRMVEKLNELGIEITVERVREISGTTFIGRPHIARVMQEMGYIEEQSEAFTTEYIGSGGRAYIERFKITPADAISLIHEAGGVAVLAHPGYLGDRSTLGEEDIARYVGLGLDGVEVYYAKHTEEQVEYYKGLALTYGLMMTGGSDFHGGKDLLSFFIIKSVV, from the coding sequence ATGAAAAATCGGCTGGATCGCTGGATATTTGGTAAAGAACAGGAGATCCTTGCTCTTGAAACAGATGGACCTCCTCCAAAATACGCCGATCTCCACCTCCACACCACCGCCTCCGACGGCACCCTCACCCCCCGTGAGCTAGTTATCGCGGCAAAAGATGCAGGGCTCTCCACCATTGCTATCACCGATCATGATACGATCGATGGCATCGAAGAGGCATGCCGAGCTGGCCGCGAGTTTGATCTGGAGGTGATCCCTGGAATCGAACTCTCTACAATAGACGGCAAAAAGGAGATTCATATCCTGGGTTATTTCATTGATCCCACGAATTGCAGTTTAAATGCCATCATCCAAAAGATGATTGATGCCCGGGAGAATCGGGCTGTTCGTATGGTGGAGAAACTCAATGAGCTTGGGATCGAGATTACCGTTGAAAGGGTGCGTGAGATTTCAGGAACAACATTTATCGGCAGACCGCATATTGCGCGGGTAATGCAGGAGATGGGCTATATTGAAGAGCAGTCTGAAGCATTCACAACAGAGTACATCGGCAGCGGCGGAAGGGCATATATTGAGCGGTTTAAGATAACGCCCGCGGATGCCATCTCACTGATTCATGAGGCTGGCGGTGTGGCTGTTCTTGCGCATCCAGGTTATCTTGGTGATCGGAGTACGCTTGGTGAAGAAGATATTGCGCGGTATGTCGGGTTAGGGTTGGATGGGGTGGAGGTGTATTATGCAAAGCATACAGAAGAGCAGGTTGAGTATTATAAGGGATTGGCACTTACGTATGGGTTGATGATGACCGGAGGATCGGATTTTCATGGGGGTAAGGATTTATTATCATTTTTTATCATCAAGTCGGTAGTGTGA
- the rfbF gene encoding glucose-1-phosphate cytidylyltransferase, with the protein MKIIILAGGFGTRLAEETHTIPKPMLEIGGRPILWHIMKLYSHYGFNDFVILLGYKGYIIKEYFANYFLHQSDVTIDIATNSIKVHTNHSEPWVVTLLDTGLNTMTGGRILRARDYIGDETFMLTYGDGVANVNLQTLVEFHRSHGHLATLTSVQPEGRFGSISSDQSGKVKSFIEKPVGDGNWVNSGFFVCEPGVFDYIQNGDMTTFEREPLEELSRDGQLFTYKHTDFWQCMDTQRDMQQLNQLWNEGKARWKVWDKR; encoded by the coding sequence ATGAAAATCATCATCCTTGCCGGTGGATTTGGCACACGGCTTGCCGAAGAAACACACACTATCCCAAAGCCGATGCTTGAGATCGGTGGGCGCCCGATACTCTGGCATATCATGAAGCTGTACTCACACTATGGTTTCAACGATTTTGTCATACTCCTTGGCTATAAGGGATATATTATAAAAGAATATTTTGCAAACTATTTCCTCCACCAGAGTGATGTTACCATCGATATTGCCACAAACTCAATCAAAGTTCATACCAACCATTCAGAACCGTGGGTGGTAACCCTTCTTGACACCGGGTTAAACACAATGACGGGGGGGCGCATCCTGAGAGCACGGGATTATATAGGCGATGAGACTTTTATGCTGACATATGGTGATGGGGTTGCCAATGTGAATCTTCAAACACTTGTTGAGTTCCACCGTTCACATGGTCATCTGGCGACATTAACCTCAGTGCAACCAGAAGGACGTTTTGGGTCGATCTCTTCTGATCAATCGGGAAAGGTAAAATCATTCATAGAAAAGCCTGTTGGCGATGGCAATTGGGTTAATAGTGGTTTTTTTGTCTGTGAACCCGGGGTTTTTGATTATATACAAAATGGAGATATGACTACCTTTGAACGTGAACCTCTTGAAGAATTAAGTCGAGATGGGCAGCTATTTACATACAAGCATACAGATTTTTGGCAGTGCATGGATACCCAAAGGGATATGCAGCAGTTGAATCAGTTATGGAATGAAGGGAAGGCCCGATGGAAAGTATGGGATAAGAGATAA
- the rfbG gene encoding CDP-glucose 4,6-dehydratase has translation MKSPFSQYRNSRVVVTGHTGFKGSWLSLWLSKLGAEVYGYSLSPDTTPNNYSVSSVSDLLSGETTADILDVSSLKTAIRQADPDFVFHLAAQPLVRLSYEHPISTFQTNVIGSLNVLETIHEREQPCSVVMVTSDKCYENSGQTWGYRECDPLGGHDPYSASKAAAEIAISSYQRSFFPKDCIDDHGVCVATVRAGNVIGGGDWAADRIIPDAVRALSEGKAVHVRNPHAVRPWQHVLEPLSGYLTLAARMAETREPGLSSAWNFGPLSYDECPVSELMDIFCKEWGSGASWTHLHQDHAPHEASVLRLAIDKAIHQLQWKPRWNLDEAVRRTAGWYKAYYQGDVGSIQAVSLTDIDAYEHSMRGTSEYDS, from the coding sequence ATGAAATCACCATTTTCACAGTACCGGAACTCGAGGGTGGTTGTTACCGGTCATACCGGCTTTAAGGGATCGTGGCTCTCTCTATGGCTTTCAAAGCTGGGTGCCGAGGTATATGGGTACTCGTTATCTCCGGATACCACTCCAAATAATTATTCGGTCTCTTCAGTAAGTGATCTTCTTTCCGGGGAAACAACCGCTGATATCTTAGATGTGAGTTCTTTGAAAACCGCTATCAGGCAGGCTGATCCTGATTTCGTCTTTCATCTTGCTGCCCAGCCCCTTGTGAGGTTGAGCTATGAGCATCCAATCAGTACGTTTCAGACAAATGTCATCGGATCGCTGAATGTTCTTGAAACTATCCACGAACGTGAGCAGCCTTGCTCGGTTGTCATGGTAACTAGTGATAAGTGTTATGAGAATTCTGGCCAGACATGGGGGTATCGTGAGTGCGATCCTCTTGGAGGGCATGATCCTTATAGTGCAAGCAAGGCCGCCGCGGAAATTGCCATCTCTTCATATCAGCGTTCTTTCTTCCCAAAAGACTGTATAGATGATCATGGGGTGTGTGTTGCCACCGTAAGGGCTGGCAATGTTATCGGTGGAGGTGACTGGGCAGCAGATAGGATCATCCCGGATGCGGTGCGGGCTTTATCTGAAGGAAAGGCAGTTCATGTTCGTAATCCTCATGCAGTCCGGCCCTGGCAGCATGTGCTCGAGCCATTATCCGGCTACCTGACACTAGCAGCCAGGATGGCTGAGACGAGGGAGCCGGGCCTGTCATCTGCATGGAATTTCGGCCCGCTCAGCTATGATGAATGTCCGGTCTCGGAACTGATGGATATCTTCTGTAAGGAATGGGGTTCTGGGGCATCATGGACGCATCTTCATCAGGATCACGCGCCCCATGAGGCTTCGGTGTTACGGTTAGCAATTGATAAGGCAATCCACCAGTTACAATGGAAGCCAAGGTGGAATCTCGATGAGGCTGTGAGGAGAACAGCTGGGTGGTATAAGGCGTATTATCAGGGAGATGTTGGGTCTATTCAGGCTGTCAGTTTGACTGATATTGATGCATATGAACATAGTATGAGAGGTACCTCAGAGTATGATTCATGA
- the rfbH gene encoding lipopolysaccharide biosynthesis protein RfbH has product MNHTSEDRTEIFTKVKELFLQKKTDPFIPGETYIQYAGRIYDEREIISLVDASLDFWLTHGRYTEQFEKELAAFLGAKHCLLTNSGSSANLLAVSALTSPKLGEKRLRTGDEVITTACGFPTTLNPILQNNLIPVFLDVENETYNIQADQIEGALSKKTKAIVIPHTLGNPADLGRIMEIVQDHDLWFVEDNCDALGSRYQGKYTGTFGHISTCSFYPAHHITMGEGGAVLTSDPLLNRILGSFRDWGRDCWCGPGCDNSCKKRFDWKMGDLPYGYDHKYIYSHIGYNLKVTEMQAAIGVEQLKKLPGFIQKRKENFATLHHGLKEYEDELVLPSATEQSDPSWFGFPIMVYDDASFTRGDIVTYLEKHKIATRMLFGGNLLKQPAYLGIPHRVASSLENTDRVMNNLFWIGVYPGIDEEQNAYILNSFNQFFNDFGA; this is encoded by the coding sequence ATGAATCATACTTCAGAAGACAGGACAGAAATCTTTACCAAAGTAAAGGAACTATTTCTGCAAAAAAAAACCGATCCTTTCATTCCGGGAGAGACATATATACAATATGCTGGGCGAATCTACGATGAACGCGAAATAATTAGTCTCGTTGATGCCTCTCTTGATTTCTGGTTGACTCATGGACGGTACACTGAACAGTTCGAAAAAGAACTGGCAGCTTTTCTTGGTGCAAAACACTGTTTGCTGACAAACTCTGGATCATCTGCAAACCTTCTAGCAGTGTCAGCTCTTACTTCTCCAAAACTTGGTGAAAAACGCTTAAGAACAGGCGATGAAGTTATCACAACAGCCTGTGGTTTTCCCACGACATTGAATCCAATTCTACAAAATAACCTGATTCCTGTTTTTCTTGATGTGGAAAATGAAACCTATAATATTCAGGCAGACCAGATTGAAGGGGCATTATCTAAAAAAACGAAGGCAATTGTGATCCCACATACACTGGGAAATCCTGCAGATCTTGGTAGAATCATGGAGATTGTACAAGATCATGATCTCTGGTTTGTTGAGGACAATTGTGATGCCCTTGGATCGCGTTATCAGGGTAAGTATACTGGTACTTTTGGTCATATCTCCACATGCAGTTTTTATCCTGCCCACCATATCACCATGGGTGAAGGGGGTGCAGTCCTTACCAGTGATCCACTGCTTAACAGGATACTTGGATCTTTCCGGGATTGGGGGCGGGATTGCTGGTGTGGTCCAGGGTGTGATAACTCCTGCAAAAAGAGATTTGATTGGAAAATGGGTGATCTTCCCTATGGGTATGATCACAAATACATCTACTCGCATATTGGATATAATCTCAAAGTGACTGAAATGCAGGCTGCTATCGGAGTTGAACAGTTGAAGAAACTTCCTGGATTCATTCAAAAGCGGAAAGAAAACTTTGCTACACTTCATCATGGATTAAAAGAATATGAGGATGAATTGGTTTTGCCCAGCGCCACGGAACAATCAGATCCCAGCTGGTTTGGTTTCCCCATTATGGTGTACGATGATGCATCGTTTACGAGAGGAGATATTGTTACCTATCTTGAAAAACATAAAATTGCAACAAGGATGTTATTTGGGGGAAACCTACTCAAACAGCCAGCATACCTTGGTATACCGCATCGAGTGGCCAGTTCGCTTGAAAACACCGATCGCGTGATGAATAACCTCTTCTGGATCGGTGTTTACCCGGGTATTGATGAAGAACAGAATGCGTATATTCTGAATTCCTTTAATCAATTTTTCAATGATTTTGGAGCTTGA
- a CDS encoding dTDP-4-dehydrorhamnose 3,5-epimerase family protein, producing the protein MIDGVMITPLKTIMDERGMVRHMMRSSDPHFSQFGEIYFSIIFPDAIKAWHVHRKMELNYAVISGNIKLVLYDAREESITHGELQEIFIGEDNYVLVKVPPHVVNGFTSMGGEKAIVANCASIPHDPDEIERFDPFDPTIGYTWGIRHG; encoded by the coding sequence ATGATAGATGGTGTGATGATAACGCCCTTAAAAACAATCATGGATGAGCGGGGGATGGTACGACACATGATGCGGTCGTCTGATCCTCATTTTTCACAGTTTGGTGAAATATATTTCTCAATCATCTTTCCAGATGCTATAAAGGCATGGCATGTACACCGGAAGATGGAATTGAATTATGCAGTTATATCCGGGAATATTAAGCTTGTCCTCTATGATGCCAGGGAAGAATCAATAACACATGGGGAATTACAGGAGATCTTCATAGGTGAAGATAACTATGTACTTGTCAAAGTACCACCGCATGTTGTAAATGGGTTTACCAGTATGGGTGGAGAGAAAGCAATTGTTGCAAATTGTGCATCTATACCACATGATCCAGATGAGATAGAGCGGTTTGATCCCTTTGATCCAACGATTGGGTATACTTGGGGTATTCGACATGGTTAA
- a CDS encoding SDR family oxidoreductase — protein sequence MVKQKKILITGVNGLVGYRLSEYLREMTSWSVIGTSRKKGPMVDCIADLTKKVDVERIKKSIQPDVIIHTAAIVGANECDKYPEICYTTNVDATANLCEIFSNSYFIYFSTCAVYDTPTGRCNELCETSASNYYVQTKLEAEEYVKKMNNHVILRPSVIFGFVDHHKNNNYFMQLLEIIRSKRVMYSPRDQFFNPIYVDTVVDILVKIIESDVQGIYNIGSTEVISKYEFNSLLMEIFDLDRNYIEGVTSEFFSVKRPQMGTISSEKIQRDLPYHIPTLIEMFERLHSTSKEKIEAYLISS from the coding sequence ATGGTTAAGCAAAAAAAAATACTGATTACTGGAGTGAACGGTCTTGTTGGTTATCGATTGAGTGAATACCTTCGTGAAATGACATCTTGGAGTGTTATTGGAACAAGTCGGAAGAAAGGGCCTATGGTAGATTGTATTGCAGACCTCACAAAAAAAGTAGATGTGGAACGAATAAAAAAATCCATACAACCTGATGTTATAATTCACACGGCTGCAATTGTCGGGGCTAATGAGTGTGATAAATATCCTGAGATCTGCTATACAACAAATGTTGATGCAACCGCTAATCTATGCGAAATATTTTCAAATTCATATTTTATATATTTTTCAACATGCGCTGTTTATGATACACCTACAGGTCGATGCAATGAACTCTGTGAGACCAGTGCATCAAACTATTACGTTCAGACAAAGTTAGAGGCAGAAGAATATGTTAAAAAAATGAATAACCATGTTATCCTTCGCCCCTCTGTAATTTTTGGATTTGTGGATCATCACAAAAATAATAATTATTTTATGCAACTTCTTGAGATTATTCGTTCCAAAAGGGTAATGTATTCACCACGAGATCAGTTCTTCAATCCAATTTATGTAGATACTGTTGTCGATATACTTGTAAAAATTATTGAAAGTGATGTTCAGGGTATCTATAATATTGGTTCAACTGAAGTTATTAGTAAATATGAATTTAATAGCTTGTTAATGGAGATATTTGATTTAGATCGTAATTATATCGAAGGAGTTACTTCCGAGTTTTTTTCTGTAAAAAGACCTCAAATGGGAACTATCTCGTCAGAGAAGATTCAGAGAGATCTGCCTTATCACATTCCCACCCTTATTGAAATGTTTGAGAGGCTTCATTCAACATCAAAGGAAAAAATTGAGGCTTATCTTATATCTAGTTAG
- a CDS encoding protoporphyrinogen/coproporphyrinogen oxidase, translated as MKIIILGAGISGISAAYHLKEAGFDSIIYEKANSWGGLCDNFVIDGFRFDTFIHLSFTEERYVRDLFAESVQSQVHIPHPLNYYKGHWLKHPVQNNLFHLDIEEKIKIIVDFINRVDTSSEDIIDNYEEWLRVQFGNYFAENFPLVYTRKYWTVDADELETRWIGGRMYLPTIEEVLEGAMTSDTPNTYYAKEMRYPIKGGYKSFINNMALDANIHLKSEITRINLETKEIEINGRQIEKFDWLISSLPLPEIVRLIDNVPDIVREASKKLKWTSGAIISLGFNKPDIPRCLWFYIYDEDILTSRIYSPSIKSRDNVPDGCSSIQGEIYFSQEKPLEKEISTLLEDEIENYVHMGLFTKDDLIVKDIRIEQYANVIFNHEIYDSRKIIREYLEQQGIITIGRFGEWDYFWSDQSLLSGKEGAEKWLKK; from the coding sequence ATGAAAATAATTATTCTCGGTGCTGGAATATCAGGTATCTCAGCTGCTTATCATCTTAAAGAAGCTGGTTTTGATTCAATTATTTATGAAAAAGCCAACTCCTGGGGGGGCCTTTGTGATAATTTTGTGATCGATGGGTTTAGATTTGATACATTTATTCATCTGTCATTTACGGAGGAGAGATATGTAAGAGATCTTTTTGCGGAAAGTGTACAGTCTCAGGTGCATATTCCTCATCCATTGAATTATTACAAAGGGCATTGGCTCAAGCATCCTGTCCAAAATAACTTATTTCATCTGGATATTGAGGAAAAAATTAAGATCATTGTTGACTTCATCAACAGGGTAGATACATCCTCTGAAGATATTATTGACAATTATGAAGAATGGTTACGGGTTCAATTTGGTAACTATTTTGCAGAAAATTTTCCTCTTGTCTATACAAGGAAATATTGGACCGTTGATGCAGATGAACTTGAAACGCGATGGATAGGTGGCAGGATGTATCTACCTACAATCGAAGAAGTACTTGAAGGGGCAATGACGTCTGATACTCCAAATACCTATTATGCAAAAGAGATGAGATATCCAATAAAAGGTGGGTATAAATCATTTATAAATAATATGGCATTAGATGCTAATATCCACCTTAAATCTGAAATTACACGCATTAATCTGGAAACAAAGGAAATTGAGATAAATGGCAGGCAAATCGAAAAATTTGATTGGCTTATCTCTAGTCTTCCATTGCCCGAGATCGTTCGATTGATTGACAATGTCCCGGATATTGTTCGTGAGGCGAGCAAGAAATTAAAATGGACGTCTGGTGCAATTATCTCATTAGGTTTTAACAAACCTGATATCCCGAGATGTCTCTGGTTCTATATTTATGATGAGGATATTTTGACTTCGCGAATATATTCTCCGAGCATAAAATCTAGAGATAATGTACCTGATGGGTGCAGCTCAATTCAGGGGGAGATATATTTCTCTCAGGAAAAACCATTGGAAAAAGAGATCTCAACTTTATTGGAGGACGAAATAGAGAATTATGTTCATATGGGTCTTTTCACAAAAGATGATTTAATCGTAAAAGATATTCGGATAGAGCAATATGCGAATGTAATTTTTAATCATGAGATCTATGATAGTCGAAAGATCATCCGTGAATATCTAGAGCAGCAAGGAATAATAACGATCGGAAGGTTTGGTGAATGGGACTATTTCTGGAGCGACCAGAGTTTGTTGAGTGGTAAGGAAGGTGCAGAGAAATGGTTGAAGAAGTAG
- a CDS encoding TIGR00180 family glycosyltransferase, whose protein sequence is MVEEVDKYHTESKKVLILDTKENLKCIKGLVENGTYNIINGTYGVEKKSLDLTIVIPSHNRHDMIERSINYYKIFGIKCIYVDSTDVQYTINDYYDNIQYLHLPGYSFVEKMIYALEKINTKFVCTCADDDFLIIHELINGYTFMQNNPDYVLYYGNSCSFLQDNGSFILQKKANAQEKRIVCGDKWNRAKSFFINYKNVLWSLSKRNVLLKGYKMLNLYHYKNHNFYELVLGTHFSFCGNIIISKDFWLVRENIKESWGRQHQSLVSIKQNNCLKKDCQNFFKTTDEELCYGYGRYCYRIYRVFVYKRKTLAYMLFPFKLIKQITNKLL, encoded by the coding sequence ATGGTTGAAGAAGTAGATAAATATCATACTGAATCAAAAAAGGTGTTGATATTGGATACAAAGGAGAATTTAAAGTGTATTAAAGGATTAGTTGAAAATGGTACGTACAATATTATCAATGGTACTTATGGTGTTGAAAAAAAATCATTGGATTTAACCATAGTTATTCCGAGTCATAATAGACATGATATGATAGAGCGTTCAATAAATTATTATAAAATATTTGGAATCAAATGTATTTATGTTGACTCAACTGATGTTCAGTATACAATAAATGACTACTATGATAATATTCAATATCTCCACTTACCAGGTTATTCGTTTGTAGAAAAAATGATTTATGCTTTGGAAAAGATTAATACCAAATTTGTTTGTACTTGTGCAGATGATGATTTCTTGATTATTCATGAATTAATAAATGGATATACATTTATGCAGAATAATCCCGATTATGTTTTGTATTATGGAAATAGTTGTTCATTTCTTCAAGATAATGGATCTTTTATTCTACAAAAGAAAGCCAATGCTCAAGAAAAACGGATTGTTTGTGGGGATAAATGGAATAGGGCAAAATCTTTTTTTATAAACTATAAAAATGTGTTATGGAGTCTTTCGAAAAGAAATGTTCTATTAAAAGGATATAAAATGTTAAATTTGTATCATTATAAGAATCATAATTTTTATGAGCTTGTATTAGGTACACATTTTTCATTTTGTGGGAATATCATCATATCAAAGGATTTTTGGTTGGTTCGAGAAAACATCAAAGAGTCTTGGGGGCGTCAACACCAAAGCTTAGTAAGTATCAAACAGAACAACTGCTTGAAAAAAGATTGTCAAAATTTTTTCAAAACTACTGATGAAGAGTTGTGTTATGGATATGGACGATATTGTTATAGAATTTACAGGGTTTTTGTTTATAAACGAAAAACTCTAGCGTATATGTTATTTCCCTTTAAGTTAATAAAACAAATTACAAACAAGTTATTATGA